One stretch of Chroococcidiopsis sp. CCMEE 29 DNA includes these proteins:
- a CDS encoding nitric-oxide reductase large subunit yields MANTTLINADIATASRRRSLSLPAWLVLICIITFTALLAAGAVIWKNAPPVPEFVRSSQQEIVLTKAEIQAGQETYLARGGQHIGSVWGHGSYLAPDWSADILHRWGLATAGVLYDGDPDFSQADLEALPAPERASLEAKVSENFKINRYNPQTHELILTNAQTQGLKKVFADYHQLLANGSPIHSIPHGWFKDDSQIHNVTAFFAWTSWAAAASRPNASFSYTANWPHDDLIGNQAPGQFIIWSIVSVIILIAGTGVFLFIYLTQEQEDEVQPVPARPAVRIPTPSQKVTSIFFGVAMALFLVQILMGMFTAHYAVEAEGFYGIPLNKFLPYAASRTWHLQLAIFWIATCWLAAGLYFAPRFGNHEPKYQALGNTVLLIALTVVVVGSMIGTWEAVTGVLDVKQSFMWGHQGYEYIELGRIWQLLLIGAMSFWLWLMYRAFKPALLREKSPTGLSHFFLYSAITIPLFYSVGLAYSNHTSLSIAEYWRWWVIHLWVEGFFEVFATVVIAYLCSELGFLKKSSALRATYLTTVLYLGSGVIGTLHHLYFSGTPSFIAAVGSVFSALEVVPLTLIGFEVLKTLKLSQEAEGFYRWPLRFFIATCFWNLVGAGVFGFLINPPIVLYYSQGLNTTPIHAHSALFGVYGCLALALMLFSFREFVPDKAWNEKLLRFAFWTINGGLAGMLVFGLIPNGFYQLAMSINHGTWFARSAEVIGSAWMRWTVWLRIPGDILFAIGAITMFMFTMRAIIAIFRFPVQTTRPELNAAVSASETKS; encoded by the coding sequence ATGGCTAATACCACGTTAATTAATGCCGATATAGCAACGGCTTCTAGAAGGCGATCGCTCAGTCTACCTGCATGGTTGGTACTGATCTGCATCATCACTTTTACTGCTTTGCTGGCAGCAGGGGCTGTCATCTGGAAAAATGCCCCGCCTGTGCCAGAGTTTGTACGTTCCTCGCAACAAGAAATCGTCCTCACGAAGGCAGAAATTCAAGCCGGACAAGAAACTTATCTGGCTCGCGGCGGTCAACACATTGGCAGCGTCTGGGGACACGGAAGCTATCTTGCACCCGATTGGTCAGCCGATATTCTCCACCGTTGGGGATTAGCAACAGCTGGCGTTTTGTACGACGGCGATCCTGATTTTTCTCAAGCGGATTTAGAGGCTTTACCAGCCCCAGAAAGAGCCAGTTTAGAAGCAAAAGTTAGCGAAAATTTCAAAATCAATCGTTACAATCCACAAACTCACGAATTAATCCTGACTAACGCCCAAACCCAAGGATTAAAAAAGGTCTTCGCAGACTATCATCAGCTATTAGCTAACGGCTCTCCAATTCACTCAATTCCTCATGGTTGGTTTAAAGACGATAGCCAAATTCACAACGTTACAGCCTTCTTTGCTTGGACATCTTGGGCAGCAGCGGCGAGTCGACCAAATGCCTCATTTTCTTACACTGCAAACTGGCCTCATGACGACCTAATTGGTAATCAAGCACCAGGGCAGTTTATTATCTGGTCGATTGTGTCAGTCATCATTTTAATTGCTGGAACTGGTGTATTTTTGTTTATCTACCTGACGCAGGAACAAGAGGATGAAGTTCAGCCAGTTCCAGCGCGTCCGGCGGTACGAATTCCCACTCCTAGCCAAAAAGTTACCTCGATATTTTTTGGCGTAGCAATGGCACTATTTTTAGTGCAAATCCTCATGGGGATGTTCACCGCTCACTATGCAGTTGAAGCGGAAGGTTTTTATGGAATTCCTCTGAATAAATTTCTCCCCTATGCTGCTTCCCGAACCTGGCACTTACAATTAGCGATATTCTGGATTGCTACTTGCTGGTTGGCGGCTGGACTTTACTTTGCCCCGCGTTTCGGGAATCACGAACCCAAATATCAAGCGCTTGGTAATACCGTTCTCCTGATTGCATTGACTGTCGTTGTCGTCGGTTCGATGATTGGCACTTGGGAGGCAGTGACTGGAGTTTTAGATGTAAAGCAAAGCTTTATGTGGGGACACCAAGGCTATGAGTACATCGAACTAGGACGAATTTGGCAACTGCTACTGATTGGTGCTATGAGCTTTTGGCTGTGGCTGATGTATCGTGCTTTCAAGCCTGCTTTGCTAAGAGAGAAAAGTCCCACTGGCTTGAGTCACTTTTTCCTCTACAGCGCGATTACAATTCCCCTGTTTTACTCAGTAGGTTTAGCGTATAGCAATCACACATCTTTGAGCATTGCCGAGTATTGGCGCTGGTGGGTAATTCATCTATGGGTTGAAGGCTTCTTCGAGGTATTTGCCACGGTTGTTATTGCTTATTTGTGTAGCGAATTGGGTTTCCTCAAGAAATCCTCTGCTTTGCGTGCGACTTACCTCACCACGGTTCTATATTTGGGTAGTGGTGTAATTGGAACGCTGCACCATTTGTATTTTTCCGGTACACCATCGTTTATTGCGGCAGTGGGATCGGTCTTTTCCGCCTTGGAAGTGGTTCCTTTGACGCTGATTGGTTTTGAGGTATTGAAAACTTTGAAACTATCTCAAGAAGCAGAAGGATTTTACCGTTGGCCGTTACGCTTCTTTATCGCCACCTGTTTCTGGAATTTAGTAGGTGCAGGAGTCTTCGGCTTTTTAATTAACCCGCCCATTGTTCTGTACTATTCTCAGGGGTTAAATACGACACCAATTCACGCTCACTCTGCCTTGTTTGGTGTTTATGGCTGTCTGGCATTGGCGCTGATGTTGTTTTCCTTTCGAGAATTTGTCCCAGATAAAGCATGGAACGAGAAGTTACTACGCTTTGCTTTCTGGACAATCAATGGTGGTTTAGCCGGGATGCTGGTTTTCGGCTTAATTCCCAATGGCTTCTATCAGCTGGCTATGTCGATTAATCACGGGACTTGGTTTGCTCGTAGTGCTGAGGTGATTGGTAGTGCCTGGATGCGGTGGACGGTGTGGTTGCGAATTCCTGGCGATATCCTTTTTGCGATCGGTGCTATAACTATGTTCATGTTTACAATGAGAGCGATTATTGCTATCTTTCGCTTTCCGGTTCAGACAACTCGACCAGAGTTAAACGCTGCTGTTAGTGCTAGTGAAACCAAATCTTGA
- a CDS encoding Crp/Fnr family transcriptional regulator, translating to MRATVEQLSQILVFVDLAPSELEHLQPYTQVQHYSKGEIVMQEGNRLPAKLYALLSGSLQVVKTATTGKETILRNLWAGEIFAAPALLGNGIAPAMVTAECDSQILSVERDALLEAIRQTPEIALRMLMVFNSRLQQLHDTVHGLVSERAVVRLARLIQYFASHYGTELGASGRGLKAKLSYYQMARSIGITYEECVRLIKSLKSVVAYSRGGKITILDAEALEAIASGTLELNA from the coding sequence ATGCGGGCAACAGTCGAACAACTTTCTCAGATTTTGGTTTTTGTGGATCTAGCTCCCTCAGAATTAGAGCATTTACAACCCTATACCCAAGTGCAGCATTATAGCAAAGGGGAAATTGTCATGCAGGAAGGCAATCGCCTTCCTGCCAAGCTGTACGCCCTCCTCAGCGGTTCTTTGCAAGTCGTCAAAACAGCAACAACGGGCAAGGAAACCATTCTCCGTAACCTATGGGCTGGGGAAATTTTTGCAGCTCCAGCTTTATTAGGTAATGGAATTGCCCCGGCGATGGTGACTGCTGAGTGTGATTCTCAAATTCTTTCAGTAGAACGAGATGCTCTCTTAGAAGCGATCAGACAAACCCCGGAAATTGCCCTAAGAATGCTAATGGTTTTCAATTCTAGACTGCAACAACTCCATGACACAGTGCATGGATTGGTTTCGGAACGGGCGGTTGTACGCTTGGCGCGGTTAATTCAGTATTTTGCTTCTCATTACGGAACCGAGCTAGGTGCATCCGGTAGGGGTTTAAAGGCTAAACTTTCCTATTATCAAATGGCTAGAAGTATTGGCATTACTTATGAGGAGTGCGTACGGCTGATCAAAAGCCTTAAATCTGTTGTAGCTTACAGTCGTGGTGGCAAAATTACGATACTTGATGCGGAAGCATTGGAGGCAATCGCTAGTGGCACATTAGAACTAAATGCTTGA
- a CDS encoding transposase, with translation MAPKTENLAGIYLEATPAEISEETTAEFCEFIMSQFRALPFAVQASDSMRYETVEDLFADIEKEHLWVSLETYGADFYPNPFYGFAFLAVHDYDHYLTHSDFTLEGEIKAYRAIASRSPSLEIQKILYSEIVLKSAGYIYLGHPPEPKLVFA, from the coding sequence ATGGCACCTAAAACAGAGAACCTCGCCGGAATCTACCTTGAAGCAACCCCTGCTGAGATATCTGAAGAAACTACGGCAGAGTTTTGTGAGTTCATCATGAGTCAATTTAGAGCACTTCCTTTTGCCGTTCAAGCCTCAGACTCTATGCGGTATGAAACTGTAGAAGATCTGTTTGCCGACATTGAAAAGGAACACTTATGGGTATCACTTGAAACCTACGGTGCAGACTTCTACCCCAATCCATTTTACGGATTCGCATTTCTGGCAGTTCACGACTATGACCACTACTTGACACATTCCGATTTTACTCTCGAAGGTGAAATTAAAGCTTACCGAGCTATTGCTAGCCGCTCCCCCAGCTTAGAAATTCAGAAGATTCTTTATTCTGAGATCGTCCTCAAGTCTGCTGGATACATCTATCTTGGACATCCACCTGAGCCTAAACTCGTTTTCGCCTAA
- a CDS encoding alternative oxidase, with the protein MIRLLVNFLEALLNTFYRSRLYPRFFVLETVARVPYFAYTSVLHLYETMGWWRKADWLKVHFAESWNELHHLLIAESLGGSRYWIDRFVAHTGAFVYYWIIVLVYIFSPRSAYNFMQQVEEHAYHTYDAFLKEHGEELKTLPAPEIAIKYYREGDLYMFDEFQTTHPPQERRPIIQNLYDVFVAIRDDELEHVKTMIACQQPDSQETFQSPHTANRPPLPESIKAAIDKHTADIVREVEKEPVEIS; encoded by the coding sequence ATGATCAGATTGCTCGTTAACTTTTTAGAAGCACTGTTGAATACCTTTTATCGCAGTCGCCTCTACCCGCGATTTTTTGTGCTAGAAACAGTTGCTCGCGTTCCTTACTTTGCCTACACCTCAGTCCTGCACCTATATGAAACAATGGGTTGGTGGCGCAAGGCTGACTGGCTAAAAGTTCATTTTGCTGAATCTTGGAACGAATTACATCACCTGCTGATTGCCGAGTCCCTTGGTGGTAGTCGCTACTGGATTGACCGCTTTGTTGCTCATACAGGAGCCTTCGTTTATTACTGGATTATCGTCTTGGTGTATATTTTTTCACCCCGGTCTGCTTATAACTTCATGCAGCAGGTGGAAGAACACGCATACCACACCTATGATGCCTTTCTAAAAGAGCATGGTGAGGAACTCAAAACCTTGCCTGCCCCTGAAATTGCCATCAAATACTACCGTGAAGGCGACCTTTATATGTTCGATGAATTTCAAACAACTCACCCTCCCCAAGAGCGCCGTCCCATAATTCAAAATCTCTACGATGTATTTGTCGCCATTCGAGATGACGAACTAGAACACGTCAAAACGATGATTGCTTGCCAGCAACCTGATTCCCAAGAAACTTTCCAGAGTCCCCACACTGCCAACAGACCACCTCTGCCTGAATCAATTAAGGCTGCTATTGATAAGCATACTGCTGACATAGTAAGGGAGGTAGAGAAAGAACCAGTAGAAATATCGTAG
- a CDS encoding pyridoxamine 5'-phosphate oxidase family protein — MLDIDEMGAKEIQDLLQKVGYGHLGCAFEGQPYVVPMHYYFENPDIYIFTTEGMKTKYIDANPQVCLQVEEVHNLLHWRSVIVTGRAERLTEQQDIDQAMQFIKERNPTLSPALNRTWIDSWGRANVIAIYRMHPSEMNGHKTDGVSSQ; from the coding sequence ATGTTAGACATTGATGAAATGGGAGCAAAAGAAATACAAGACCTTTTACAAAAAGTAGGATATGGACACCTTGGCTGTGCATTTGAAGGACAGCCATACGTTGTGCCGATGCATTATTATTTCGAGAACCCGGACATATACATATTTACAACCGAAGGCATGAAGACCAAGTACATTGACGCTAATCCCCAAGTGTGCTTACAGGTCGAAGAAGTTCACAATCTGCTGCACTGGCGCAGTGTTATCGTGACTGGTCGAGCCGAGCGCCTTACGGAGCAGCAAGACATAGATCAGGCGATGCAGTTCATCAAAGAGCGTAATCCAACGCTTTCGCCTGCCCTTAATAGAACGTGGATCGACTCCTGGGGACGTGCGAATGTCATAGCAATCTACCGTATGCATCCCAGCGAGATGAATGGACATAAAACTGATGGAGTCAGCAGTCAGTGA
- a CDS encoding IS630 family transposase (programmed frameshift), producing the protein MPAPYSDDFRSKVMAAIDRGEKKSHVSHMFNISRDTIDRWLKRRDQTGNVQAVQGYQRGHSHRISDWDEFRAFAQKYGDKTQAEMAQRWHKEMSERTMSRALAHIGWTRKKSYGYRERDEAKRVAFLAQLAEIPASQRVYVDESGMDERDDYGYGWCERGKRFEALKSGRRAGRVNMIAAYCERQLSAPFTVEGACNRVVFETWLATCLLPTLQPGQVVILDNATFHHGGRIAALVESVGCRLLYLPAYSPDLNRIEKCWAWLKTRIRKCLSDSASLRQAMESVLKVAAS; encoded by the exons ATGCCTGCTCCCTACAGTGATGATTTCCGCTCAAAAGTGATGGCAGCCATTGACCGTGGCGAAAAGAAAAGCCATGTCAGCCACATGTTTAATATCAGCCGCGACACAATTGACCGATGGTTGAAGCGCCGGGATCAGACTGGAAATGTACAAGCTGTGCAAGGCTATCAACGAGGGCACAGTCACCGCATCAGCGATTGGGACGAGTTTCGAGCCTTCGCCCAAAAGTACGGCGACAAGACCCAAGCTGAAATGGCGCAACGGTGGCACAAAGAGATGAGTGAACGCACGATGTCTCGTGCTTTGGCACATATCGGCTGGACTCGA AAAAAGAGCTATGGCTACCGAGAACGTGATGAAGCTAAACGCGTCGCGTTCCTAGCTCAACTGGCAGAGATTCCAGCATCACAACGGGTATATGTAGATGAATCGGGAATGGACGAGCGCGACGACTATGGCTATGGTTGGTGTGAGCGGGGCAAGCGATTTGAGGCGCTCAAGTCAGGACGCAGAGCCGGGCGAGTCAACATGATTGCTGCCTACTGTGAGCGACAGTTGAGTGCTCCCTTTACGGTGGAAGGTGCGTGTAATCGAGTGGTGTTTGAAACCTGGCTAGCAACTTGTTTGCTGCCGACGCTTCAGCCTGGACAGGTGGTGATTTTGGATAATGCGACGTTCCATCATGGCGGACGTATTGCAGCTTTGGTTGAGTCAGTTGGATGTCGCCTGTTGTATCTCCCTGCTTATTCCCCAGACTTGAACCGAATTGAGAAGTGCTGGGCTTGGCTTAAAACTCGGATTCGCAAGTGCTTATCTGACTCTGCTTCCCTGCGGCAGGCGATGGAGTCTGTTCTTAAGGTTGCCGCGTCCTAA
- a CDS encoding VOC family protein has protein sequence MEITASAISLNVDDVTASATFIKQHFDFKEEMSAEGFVSLSRPDAGFNLIFLQTGLKSFKPAHLRGHRADGLLVVFVVDDIDREYTRLQSEGVTITTPIETEPWGERFFQVTDPNGVVLQLVQWITEQVAS, from the coding sequence ATGGAAATTACCGCTTCAGCGATTTCACTCAACGTTGATGATGTCACCGCATCAGCTACATTCATCAAGCAACATTTTGACTTCAAGGAAGAGATGTCAGCCGAGGGGTTTGTATCACTCTCTCGACCCGATGCAGGATTTAATTTAATCTTTCTACAAACTGGGCTGAAAAGCTTTAAGCCAGCCCATCTACGCGGTCACCGGGCGGATGGTTTGCTCGTTGTTTTTGTTGTGGATGACATCGATCGCGAGTATACCCGCTTGCAATCTGAAGGAGTCACAATTACGACTCCGATTGAAACAGAACCCTGGGGCGAACGATTCTTTCAAGTGACTGATCCAAATGGGGTTGTGTTGCAACTAGTGCAATGGATCACTGAGCAGGTGGCATCATAA
- a CDS encoding VOC family protein translates to MTLKRMDNVGIVVESLDATISFFAELGLKLEGRATIEGEWAGRVTGLEPQRVEIAMMVTPDGHSRLEISQFLTPPVVADHRNAPVNALGYLRVMFTVDDIDETLGRLQKLGAQLVGEVVQYEDAYRLCYIRGPEGLLIGLAEEIG, encoded by the coding sequence ATGACTCTTAAGCGGATGGACAACGTCGGTATCGTGGTAGAGTCCCTTGATGCCACCATCTCTTTTTTCGCTGAGCTTGGCCTCAAGCTCGAAGGGCGCGCCACGATCGAAGGAGAATGGGCCGGGCGCGTCACCGGACTGGAACCTCAGCGCGTCGAGATCGCGATGATGGTCACCCCCGATGGCCACAGCCGGCTCGAGATCTCGCAATTTCTCACCCCACCTGTAGTCGCCGATCACCGGAACGCCCCGGTGAACGCGCTCGGCTACCTACGCGTCATGTTCACTGTGGACGACATCGACGAGACACTCGGCAGGCTCCAGAAGCTCGGCGCGCAGCTCGTTGGCGAAGTAGTCCAGTACGAAGACGCATATCGGCTCTGCTACATCCGCGGACCCGAAGGACTTCTCATCGGGCTCGCCGAGGAGATCGGGTAA
- a CDS encoding DUF899 family protein — protein sequence MKSEPGVPAVVDRDTFQVELDALRVREKAHTREGDAIAAARRRLPMVEVDATTTLIGERGALTLLDAFEGRRMLIAYYFMWHTGRPAAEQCEGCTLYTSQVRELSFLHSRGVTYATFCQGPYEESVRYRDFMGWDMPWYSAKDSLDTLLVGRRAGMMHIVCYLRQGGRVFETYWTTRRGVEAMGNSYALLDMTVFGRQETWEDSPTDWPRWKGEHPYRTDGRPIVQWSRLKAGQSDDLGTTPR from the coding sequence ATGAAGAGTGAACCCGGAGTACCTGCGGTGGTCGATCGGGATACCTTCCAGGTCGAGCTGGACGCACTGCGGGTTCGAGAGAAAGCTCACACACGAGAAGGCGACGCGATTGCAGCCGCCCGCCGACGGCTGCCCATGGTCGAGGTGGATGCCACGACAACACTGATCGGCGAGCGTGGCGCACTGACGCTGTTGGATGCCTTTGAGGGGCGCCGGATGCTAATCGCCTATTACTTCATGTGGCACACTGGCCGCCCGGCGGCGGAGCAGTGCGAGGGTTGCACCTTGTATACGTCCCAGGTCCGCGAACTGTCCTTCCTGCATTCCCGTGGTGTCACTTACGCCACGTTCTGCCAGGGTCCGTACGAAGAAAGTGTTCGGTACCGCGACTTTATGGGTTGGGATATGCCTTGGTACTCAGCCAAGGACTCGCTCGACACTCTCTTGGTTGGGCGCCGGGCGGGCATGATGCACATCGTTTGCTACCTGCGACAAGGCGGCAGGGTCTTCGAGACCTACTGGACTACGCGCCGAGGCGTCGAGGCGATGGGCAACAGCTACGCTTTGCTCGACATGACAGTTTTCGGGCGGCAGGAGACGTGGGAGGACTCGCCGACCGACTGGCCACGGTGGAAAGGCGAACATCCTTACCGTACCGATGGACGTCCCATCGTCCAGTGGTCTCGTCTGAAGGCCGGGCAGTCCGACGATCTGGGCACCACCCCCCGCTAG
- a CDS encoding helix-turn-helix domain-containing protein, with product MIYHTTYRPRSPLSQFVEFLWFREGDHLSQSQSRLLPIGSMELVINLHEDRIPLFDRQSRAECGNTNGTMICGTHSEGYIIRIDSKISVMGVHFKPGGSASFLGLPARELYNQRVGLDELWQGRAAELRDRLIEAPTPENRFLLLEQFLLMMMQSPDRATVLQKHRHPMVDFALRELRRSPTPSVSTVIDQIGCSARYFNQRFRDQVGLTPKLFCRVRRLRQVLYRIAGKGQVDWADIAFTCGYFDQAHLIHDFRALADCTPTEYLAQRGFHPCHVVLPD from the coding sequence ATGATCTATCACACGACTTATCGACCGCGATCGCCTCTCTCACAGTTCGTAGAATTTCTTTGGTTTCGGGAAGGCGATCATCTGTCACAATCCCAGTCGCGCTTGCTGCCGATCGGCTCAATGGAGTTGGTGATCAACCTGCACGAGGACAGAATTCCGCTGTTCGATCGGCAGAGTCGAGCAGAGTGTGGCAACACGAACGGCACAATGATTTGTGGCACACATTCTGAAGGTTACATTATTCGCATCGACAGCAAGATCTCTGTGATGGGTGTCCATTTTAAACCGGGTGGCAGTGCATCATTCCTGGGGCTGCCTGCCAGAGAATTATATAACCAGCGAGTTGGGTTGGATGAATTATGGCAGGGACGGGCTGCTGAACTGCGCGATCGCCTGATTGAAGCACCAACCCCAGAAAACCGCTTTCTGCTCTTGGAGCAATTTCTGTTGATGATGATGCAGTCGCCCGATCGCGCCACCGTTCTACAGAAGCATCGTCATCCTATGGTTGATTTCGCCTTGCGAGAGTTGAGGCGATCGCCGACTCCCAGCGTTAGCACAGTGATCGATCAAATCGGGTGCAGTGCCCGCTATTTTAATCAGCGATTCCGCGATCAGGTGGGACTCACGCCCAAGCTGTTTTGCCGCGTCCGACGGCTGCGGCAAGTCCTTTATCGAATTGCTGGCAAAGGGCAGGTCGATTGGGCAGACATCGCCTTCACCTGTGGCTATTTCGATCAAGCCCATCTGATCCACGATTTTCGAGCATTAGCTGACTGCACGCCCACTGAGTATTTAGCCCAGCGGGGCTTTCATCCCTGCCATGTGGTTCTGCCCGATTAA
- a CDS encoding DUF4188 domain-containing protein, with product MASAKTYSIYQINLSEHPEAVVFINGFLARDRAGLFWMWKNLLWIRNATASAAGCVQVKAGICGPGEVIMVSYWRSEQDLKHFFRGEPHRQMMQFVMKHPDSLCLYNETYQPGHSGKYSHEPQGMAMLYAS from the coding sequence ATGGCAAGTGCAAAGACTTATTCCATTTATCAAATCAATTTGTCGGAACATCCAGAGGCGGTTGTTTTTATCAATGGCTTTTTGGCACGCGATCGCGCAGGCTTGTTCTGGATGTGGAAAAATCTGCTGTGGATCAGAAATGCTACAGCCAGTGCAGCAGGCTGCGTCCAAGTGAAGGCAGGAATTTGTGGACCTGGTGAAGTGATCATGGTCAGCTACTGGCGTTCAGAGCAGGATCTCAAACACTTTTTCCGAGGAGAACCGCACCGACAGATGATGCAGTTTGTGATGAAGCACCCTGATAGCCTCTGTCTGTACAATGAGACGTATCAACCGGGACACAGCGGTAAATATAGTCATGAGCCGCAGGGAATGGCAATGCTTTATGCCAGTTAG
- a CDS encoding IS6 family transposase produces the protein MNCPHCNSTHTTQLGRTTELGYRVFRCRECKSSFNERTGTPFNFLEVPTDIVFQVLLCRLRYKMSFRDVAEFFLLRGFEFTHETVRDWEARFAVIFANQLRAKRKGKVSDSWYVDETYIRVKGKWCYLYRAIDRDGNLVDSMLSEKRDMEAAQVFFTEAIRVAQKPPERVTTDGHTAYPRAIAEVLGAEVEHRVSDCLTNRIEQDHRGIKQRYYPMLGFGAFGSAKRYCLCFDEIRNYFRPRRRMREFVSLSQRRDLFVNRVQQLRSIFQAA, from the coding sequence ATGAACTGTCCGCACTGTAACTCGACTCACACCACCCAGTTGGGGAGAACAACCGAACTGGGATACCGCGTGTTTCGGTGCCGAGAGTGCAAAAGTAGCTTCAACGAACGGACTGGAACGCCGTTTAACTTTCTAGAAGTGCCAACTGATATCGTATTTCAGGTGCTATTGTGCCGGTTGCGCTACAAGATGAGCTTTCGTGATGTCGCCGAATTTTTCCTCTTACGGGGTTTTGAGTTTACCCATGAGACGGTGCGGGACTGGGAGGCTCGATTTGCCGTGATATTTGCCAACCAGTTACGTGCCAAGCGCAAAGGGAAAGTGAGCGACTCATGGTATGTCGATGAGACTTACATTAGAGTCAAAGGGAAATGGTGCTATCTGTATCGAGCCATCGACCGAGACGGCAATCTTGTGGACTCAATGCTGAGTGAGAAACGAGACATGGAAGCGGCACAGGTATTCTTTACCGAGGCAATCAGAGTCGCTCAAAAACCACCAGAGCGAGTCACGACAGATGGGCATACTGCTTATCCTAGAGCCATTGCAGAAGTACTGGGAGCAGAGGTGGAACATCGAGTCAGTGACTGCCTGACAAACCGAATTGAGCAAGACCATCGGGGCATCAAACAACGGTACTATCCGATGCTAGGGTTTGGGGCATTTGGATCCGCTAAACGATACTGCCTTTGCTTTGATGAAATCCGCAACTATTTTCGACCGCGCCGGAGGATGAGAGAATTCGTGTCGCTATCCCAACGACGCGACTTGTTTGTCAATCGAGTACAACAGCTGCGATCTATCTTCCAAGCCGCTTAA
- a CDS encoding AraC family transcriptional regulator gives MQTVDIALQVGFSSQNHLTQQFKCLTGMTSKQVR, from the coding sequence TTGCAAACCGTAGACATTGCCTTACAAGTCGGTTTCTCCAGTCAAAACCATCTGACGCAACAGTTCAAGTGCCTCACTGGAATGACCTCCAAGCAGGTTCGCTAA
- a CDS encoding FMN-dependent NADH-azoreductase, with protein MASILHIDSSPRGDRSKSRKLAKKFIDAWQDLHPDDVITYRDLRQTPVPHVTEDWIAASFTAPEALTSEMAELLKFSDELVDEFLAADRCVFSVPMYNFSIPSNFKAYIDQVVRVGRTFMEENGQVKGLANGKKVLFITSRGVEFEAGSPYEGWDSQEPALRYAFQYMGVTDIQFIHANGLDMGDEARKRGLDEAQSKIQELVNGW; from the coding sequence ATGGCAAGCATTCTGCATATTGATTCAAGTCCACGGGGAGATCGCTCCAAATCTCGCAAGTTGGCAAAGAAGTTTATCGATGCGTGGCAAGACTTACATCCTGATGACGTGATCACCTATCGTGATTTAAGACAAACGCCAGTTCCTCACGTCACCGAAGACTGGATTGCGGCTTCTTTTACTGCGCCAGAAGCACTGACTTCAGAAATGGCTGAACTGCTGAAGTTTTCTGATGAGTTAGTGGATGAGTTTTTGGCAGCCGATCGATGTGTTTTCAGTGTGCCAATGTACAACTTCAGCATTCCGTCCAATTTCAAAGCCTACATTGATCAAGTGGTTCGTGTGGGTCGCACGTTCATGGAGGAGAATGGTCAAGTCAAAGGACTTGCGAACGGTAAAAAAGTTTTGTTCATCACATCGCGAGGCGTTGAGTTTGAAGCAGGGTCTCCTTACGAAGGATGGGATAGTCAGGAACCTGCGCTCCGGTATGCTTTTCAATACATGGGTGTGACCGACATTCAGTTCATTCATGCCAATGGTCTAGATATGGGAGACGAGGCACGAAAACGGGGGCTAGACGAAGCACAATCTAAAATTCAAGAGCTAGTTAATGGCTGGTAG
- a CDS encoding SDR family oxidoreductase: protein MFLCSDATSYITGQSLAIDGGYTAS from the coding sequence ATTTTTCTCTGTTCTGATGCTACGAGCTACATCACAGGTCAGTCTTTGGCGATCGATGGCGGATATACGGCGAGTTAG